A single region of the Triticum dicoccoides isolate Atlit2015 ecotype Zavitan chromosome 2B, WEW_v2.0, whole genome shotgun sequence genome encodes:
- the LOC119365145 gene encoding cytochrome P450 704C1-like translates to MCTALASKPSFSTIHTAHASTPGDAPGVLRTVTERRFTAMDPPLSQQPTLLALSLLLLALYLARHALLGKRRNYPPVAGTMLHQLFNFGRLAEYQTELSQRYRTFRMLTPTCNYVYTVEPANVEYILRTNFANYGKGTMTHDVLEDLLGDGIFNVDGAMWRHQRKVASFEFSTRVLREYSSGVFRDHGRRARGHRGRRRRRRGEGGHARSVHAVDAGLDLFTIGFGVNLGGLSQSSQESAAFARAFDDANEQVLYRFFDPLWKAKRLLNVSSEAAMKRSVRTINDFVYAVIDKKVEQMGRDEHEFAKKEDILSRFLLEREKDPGCFDNKYLRDIILNFVIAGRDTSAGTLSWFLYVLCSNQRIQDKIAREVREATSGDRDVGVQELTACLTEDAISNMPYLHAALTETLRLYPAVPIDVKYCFSDDTLPDGHAVRKGDMVNYQPYPMGRMKFLWGDDAEEFRPDRWLDGDGVFVPESPYKFTAFQAGPRICLGKEFAYR, encoded by the exons ATGTGCACCGCACTCGCATCCAAGCCTTCATTCTCCACAATCCACACTGCACACGCCAGCACGCCCGGCGACGCACCCGGCGTCCTCCGCACCGTGACCGAGCGGCGCTTCACGGCCATGGATCCACCGCTGAGCCAGCAGCCCACGCTGCTGGCGCTCTCGCTGCTCCTCCTGGCCCTGTACCTGGCGCGCCACGCCCTGCTCGGCAAGCGACGGAACTACCCGCCAGTGGCCGGCACCATGCTCCACCAGCTCTTCAACTTCGGCCGCCTGGCCGAGTACCAGACGGAGCTCTCCCAGAGGTACCGCACCTTCCGCATGCTCACCCCGACCTGCAACTACGTGTACACCGTCGAGCCCGCCAACGTCGAGTACATCCTCCGCACCAACTTCGCCAACTACGGCAAGGGCACCATGACCCACGACGTGCTGGAGGACCTcctcggcgacggcatcttcaacgTGGACGGCGCCATGTGGCGGCACCAGCGCAAGGTCGCGAGCTTCGAGTTCTCCACCCGGGTGCTCCGCGAGTACAGCAGCGGCGTGTTCCGGGACCACGGCCGCCGAGCTCGCGGGCatcgtggccgccgccgccgccgccggggagaGGGTGGACATGCACGATCTGTTCATGCGGTCGACGCTGGACTCGATCTCTTCACGATTGGGTTCGGAGTCAACCTGGGCGGGCTGTCCCAGTCCAGCCAGGAGAGCGCGGCGTTCGCCCGGGCGTTCGACGACGCCAACGAGCAGGTGCTGTACCGGTTCTTCGACCCGCTCTGGAAGGCCAAGAGGCTCCTCAACGTCTCGTCGGAGGCGGCCATGAAGCGGTCGGTGCGCACCATCAACGACTTCGTGTACGCCGTcatcgacaagaaggtcgagcagatgGGCAGAGATGAACACGAATTC GCCAAGAAAGAGGACATACTGTCGAGATTCCTGCTGGAGAGGGAGAAAGACCCCGGCTGCTTCGACAACAAGTACCTCCGGGACATCATACTGAACTTCGTGATCGCCGGCCGCGACACGTCGGCGGGGACGCTGTCGTGGTTCCTCTACGTGCTGTGCAGCAACCAGCGCATCCAGGACAAAATCGCGAGGGAGGTGCGCGAGGCCACCAGCGGCGACCGGGACGTCGGCGTCCAAGAACTCACGGCGTGCCTGACAGAAGACGCCATCAGCAACATGCCGTACCTCCACGCCGCGCTGACGGAGACCCTCCGGCTGTACCCGGCGGTGCCCATC GATGTCAAGTACTGCTTTTCTGATGACACGCTGCCGGACGGCCACGCCGTGAGGAAAGGGGACATGGTGAACTACCAGCCGTACCCGATGGGCAGGATGAAGTTCCTGTGGGGCGACGACGCCGAGGAGTTCAGGCCGGATCGGTGGCTCGACGGCGACGGCGTGTTCGTCCCGGAGAGCCCCTACAAGTTCACGGCATTCCAG GCGGGGCCTCGGATCTGCCTGGGGAAGGAGTTTGCGTACAGGTAG